A single window of Nicotiana sylvestris chromosome 3, ASM39365v2, whole genome shotgun sequence DNA harbors:
- the LOC104211258 gene encoding mitochondrial arginine transporter BAC2-like yields the protein MDFWPEFLASSWGKEFVAGGFGGIAGVISGYPLDSIRVRQQNSKCGSAFRVFRNVVATEGPLSLYRGMAAPLASVTFQNAMVFQIYATLSRAFDRDIPASDPPSYKGVALGGTVAGAIQSLIISPVELVKIQLQLQSKNHKYNNQTITLKGPVDVTRRIFRQEGWRGVYRGLAITVLRDAHSHGLYFWAYEYTKEQLHPGCRKNGQESFQTMLIAGGLAGAVSWISCYPLDVVKTRLQAQSHSKSAKYNGIVDCFRQSVREDGHGVLWRGVGTTVGRAFLVNGAIFTAYETALRFLFNNNNNNHTNVPSENAL from the exons ATGGATTTTTGGCCAGAATTTCTAGCAAGCAGTTGGGGTAAAGAATTTGTGGCTGGTGGATTTGGAGGAATAGCTGGTGTCATTTCTGGCTATCCACTCGACAGCATTAGAGTTCGACAGCAGAATTCTAAGTGCGGTTCTGCTTTTCGAGTTTTTCGCAATGTTGTTGCCACAGAAGGTCCCCTGTCTCTCTACAGGGGAATGGCTGCACCTCTTGCCTCCGTCACATTTCAG AATGCCATGGTATTTCAGATCTACGCAACGCTATCACGGGCATTCGACAGAGATATTCCAGCCAGCGACCCACCTTCGTACAAAGGAGTTGCGTTGGGTGGCACTGTGGCCGGAGCAATACAAAGCCTAATTATCAGCCCTGTGGAATTGGTTAAAATCCAACTACAATTGCAAAGCAAAAACCATAAATACAACAATCAAACAATTACTCTCAAGGGTCCAGTAGATGTCACAAGAAGAATATTCAGACAGGAAGGTTGGAGGGGGGTATACCGCGGGTTAGCCATTACTGTCCTCAGGGATGCACACTCTCACGGTTTGTATTTCTGGGCATACGAGTATACTAAAGAGCAACTTCACCCTGGCTGTCGCAAGAACGGTCAAGAGAGCTTTCAAACAATGCTCATAGCAGGTGGTCTAGCAGGAGCTGTTAGCTGGATAAGCTGCTATCCACTAGATGTTGTTAAGACCAGACTCCAAGCTCAATCACACTCTAAATCTGCAAAATACAACGGTATTGTTGATTGCTTTAGGCAAAGTGTGAGAGAAGACGGGCACGGTGTGCTCTGGCGAGGTGTGGGAACTACAGTTGGCAGAGCATTTTTAGTGAATGGGGCTATATTCACTGCCTATGAAACTGCCCTGAGGTTCcttttcaacaacaataacaataatcaTACAAATGTTCCATCTGAAAATGCCTTATAA